A portion of the Rhodopseudomonas sp. BAL398 genome contains these proteins:
- the purD gene encoding phosphoribosylamine--glycine ligase, which produces MNILLLGSGGREHALAWKIARSPLLTKLWCAPGNAGIAEQAACVALDIADHAAVIAFCKANAVDFVVVGPEAPLAAGIVDDLASAGIKAFGPSKAAARLESSKGFTKDICQANAIPTAAYQRFSDADAAKAYIRQQGAPIVIKADGLAAGKGVVVAMTLDEAMAAIDMMLGGGFGDAGAEAVVEEFMVGEEASFFVLCDGEHALPMATAQDHKRAFDGDKGPNTGGMGAYSPAPVMTQALTRQVMDEIIYPTLRALSAMGTPYKGVLFAGLMITEEGPQLIEYNVRFGDPECQVLMLRMMSDIVPALLACCEGQLDKVSLDWFPDPALTVVMAAKGYPGTYEKGTRIAGLDRAAKIPGVEIFHAGTLASGDWILANGGRVLDVTASAKTVAEAQRRAYEAIGVINWPEGFCRRDIGWQAVARERRGK; this is translated from the coding sequence ATGAATATTCTGCTGCTCGGTTCGGGTGGGCGCGAACACGCGCTGGCGTGGAAGATCGCAAGATCGCCGCTGCTGACCAAATTATGGTGCGCGCCGGGCAATGCTGGCATCGCCGAACAGGCGGCCTGCGTGGCTCTCGATATCGCCGACCATGCGGCGGTGATCGCGTTCTGCAAGGCCAACGCCGTCGATTTCGTCGTGGTCGGGCCGGAGGCGCCTCTGGCGGCCGGCATTGTCGACGATCTCGCGAGCGCCGGCATCAAGGCGTTCGGCCCGAGCAAGGCAGCGGCGAGGCTGGAGAGCTCCAAGGGTTTTACCAAGGACATCTGCCAGGCCAACGCCATTCCGACCGCGGCCTATCAGCGGTTCAGCGACGCCGACGCGGCGAAAGCCTATATTCGCCAACAGGGCGCGCCGATCGTCATCAAGGCCGATGGGCTGGCCGCCGGCAAGGGCGTCGTGGTGGCGATGACGCTCGACGAGGCGATGGCGGCGATCGACATGATGCTGGGCGGCGGCTTTGGCGATGCCGGCGCCGAGGCCGTGGTCGAGGAATTCATGGTCGGCGAGGAGGCCTCGTTCTTCGTGCTGTGCGACGGCGAGCACGCGCTGCCGATGGCGACTGCCCAGGACCACAAGCGCGCCTTCGACGGTGACAAGGGACCGAACACCGGCGGCATGGGCGCCTATTCGCCGGCGCCGGTGATGACCCAAGCGCTGACTCGGCAGGTGATGGACGAGATCATCTATCCGACGCTGCGGGCGCTGAGCGCGATGGGCACGCCCTATAAGGGTGTGCTGTTCGCAGGCTTGATGATCACCGAGGAAGGCCCGCAGCTGATTGAATACAATGTCCGCTTCGGCGATCCGGAATGCCAGGTGCTGATGCTGCGGATGATGTCCGACATCGTGCCGGCGCTGCTGGCGTGCTGCGAGGGGCAATTGGATAAAGTCAGCCTGGACTGGTTTCCCGATCCGGCGCTGACCGTGGTGATGGCCGCCAAGGGCTATCCCGGCACTTACGAAAAGGGCACGCGCATCGCCGGCCTCGACCGCGCCGCGAAGATTCCCGGCGTCGAGATTTTCCACGCCGGCACGCTGGCGTCGGGCGACTGGATTCTCGCTAATGGCGGCCGCGTGCTCGACGTCACCGCCTCGGCCAAGACGGTGGCCGAAGCGCAGCGCCGCGCCTATGAGGCGATCGGCGTCATCAACTGGCCGGAGGGCTTCTGCCGCCGTGACATCGGCTGGCAGGCAGTGGCGCGGGAACGCCGCGGCAAGTAA
- a CDS encoding alpha/beta fold hydrolase, protein MPDLADLFPGYAAEWIDTSSGRIFARVGGDGPPLLLLHGFSETHVMWHRVAPQLAQKFKLIIADLPGYGWSDMPRSDAEHTPYTKRAMAAQLIEAMEKLGHVHFALAGHDRGGRVSYRMALDHPGRLSKLAVLDILPTYEYWMRMDRAYGLKVYHWTFLAQPAPLPETLIGASPDFFLKNKLASWSKTKDLSVFDPRALQHYLAAFNDPMRLHAMCEDYRAGAHADFDHDKADHDAGNKIAVPMLALWGDAGIAQSAATPLDTWKKWATDVRGGPVNSGHFLTEEDPDATAQALLAFFT, encoded by the coding sequence ATGCCTGATCTTGCCGACCTGTTTCCCGGCTACGCGGCCGAATGGATCGACACTTCGTCGGGGCGCATTTTCGCCCGCGTCGGCGGCGACGGGCCGCCGCTGTTGCTGCTGCACGGCTTTTCCGAAACCCATGTGATGTGGCACCGCGTCGCGCCGCAATTGGCGCAGAAGTTCAAGCTGATCATCGCCGATCTGCCGGGCTATGGCTGGTCCGACATGCCGCGCAGCGATGCCGAGCACACGCCCTACACCAAGCGGGCGATGGCGGCGCAGCTGATCGAGGCGATGGAGAAGCTCGGCCATGTGCATTTCGCGCTGGCCGGCCACGATCGCGGCGGCCGCGTCAGCTACCGGATGGCGCTCGATCATCCCGGAAGGCTATCGAAGCTCGCGGTGCTGGATATCCTGCCGACCTATGAATACTGGATGCGGATGGACCGCGCCTACGGCCTCAAGGTCTATCACTGGACCTTCCTGGCGCAGCCGGCGCCGCTGCCCGAAACGCTGATCGGCGCCAGCCCGGATTTCTTCCTCAAAAACAAGTTGGCGAGCTGGAGCAAGACCAAGGACCTCAGCGTGTTCGATCCGCGCGCCTTGCAGCATTACCTCGCCGCGTTCAACGATCCGATGCGGCTGCACGCGATGTGCGAGGATTACCGCGCCGGCGCGCACGCCGATTTCGACCATGACAAGGCCGACCATGACGCCGGCAACAAGATCGCGGTGCCGATGCTGGCGCTGTGGGGCGATGCCGGCATCGCACAATCAGCGGCGACGCCGCTCGATACCTGGAAGAAATGGGCGACCGACGTGCGTGGCGGCCCGGTCAATTCCGGGCATTTTCTCACCGAGGAAGATCCCGACGCCACCGCGCAGGCGCTGCTGGCGTTTTTTACCTGA
- a CDS encoding DUF6968 family protein produces the protein MGTSRGAIRRLSERPSDSPIEVLMMNELISRKLRLDGIGGEVDVPIRVYWPVEEKAAWNCRWQIDWPDRQRANSARGIDAIQAILQALTMVGAELYCSEEHRSGRLSWRSDWKGYGFPLPANLRDMLVGDDAGFL, from the coding sequence TTGGGCACAAGCCGCGGAGCGATACGGCGCCTGTCTGAGCGGCCGTCCGATTCCCCAATTGAGGTTCTGATGATGAACGAACTCATCTCGCGCAAACTGAGACTTGACGGCATTGGCGGCGAAGTCGACGTTCCGATCCGCGTCTACTGGCCTGTCGAGGAGAAGGCTGCCTGGAATTGCCGCTGGCAGATCGATTGGCCGGATCGGCAGCGCGCGAATTCGGCGCGCGGCATCGACGCAATCCAGGCGATCCTACAGGCGCTGACAATGGTCGGCGCCGAACTCTATTGCAGTGAAGAACATCGATCGGGCCGTCTGTCCTGGCGATCGGACTGGAAAGGATATGGCTTTCCGCTCCCCGCCAACCTTCGCGACATGCTTGTCGGCGATGACGCGGGCTTCCTTTAG
- a CDS encoding nucleoside deaminase gives MTAASFMDLALKAAQNAQNAGEVPIGCVIVRAGEVIATAGNRTLTDRDPTAHAEILAIRQAARLIGSERLVDCDLYVTLEPCTMCAGAISFARIRRLYFGAADPKGGAVESGVRFFASPTCHHAPEIYSAVGETPSATLLREFFKARR, from the coding sequence ATGACCGCGGCATCTTTCATGGATTTGGCGCTGAAAGCCGCCCAAAATGCGCAAAATGCCGGGGAAGTGCCGATCGGCTGCGTGATCGTGCGCGCCGGCGAGGTGATCGCCACCGCCGGCAACCGAACCTTGACCGACCGCGACCCGACCGCCCACGCCGAGATATTGGCGATCCGGCAGGCCGCGCGCCTCATCGGCAGCGAACGGCTGGTCGATTGCGACCTCTATGTCACGCTGGAGCCGTGCACCATGTGCGCCGGCGCGATCTCCTTCGCGCGGATCCGGCGGCTGTATTTCGGCGCCGCCGACCCCAAGGGCGGCGCGGTGGAGTCGGGCGTGCGGTTCTTCGCCTCCCCGACCTGCCACCACGCGCCGGAGATCTATTCCGCCGTCGGCGAGACCCCGTCAGCGACGCTGCTGCGGGAATTCTTCAAGGCGCGGCGGTAA
- a CDS encoding pseudouridine synthase, translating into MPRDNDKNNGPSRGRPPGRSGGASSGKGRSGAARGPEKKFAKKAGNYVARPESAAGERKSFGAKPFGAKSFGAKPYAGKRDDARPPRRDFSDSPRPARGGDRPDRGPRKEFSPRDGGGDKRPYTPRDGGGDKRPYTPRSDRGEARGEGRPPARFGGDKKFGDKRPYTPRDGGGEKRPYSPREGDKRPYTPRGEGFGDRPRPSGDRPFGARPSRDSDKKFGGERKFGRGAPDRGPRKDFGSRPDRGQDRGQDRGYDRGPDRGETKPWQKRDASSPDHEGRNSRPSRDGERSFDRPRFDKPREERAERPRFSRPREDRPERSGGDRPFRERPTFDRPREDRGDWHEHPRNDAGAERPRRDNEDDSKVFAKRPAFGGRGAYRERKPDFEKRAARPPKEKKAGERIAKVVSRAGLCSRRDAEAWITQGRVSVNGRQINSPALDVTVNDVITVDNKPLPARERTRLFLFHKPRGLMTTHADPEGRPTVFDNLPEGLPRLISIGRLDFNTEGLLLLTNDGGLARALELPDTGWLRRYRVRAHGEVTQGQLDELQKGVEVDGVKYGEIDAKLERDQGANVWLVFAIREGKNREVRNVLAHLGLEVNRLIRVSYGPFQLGELPEGEVEEVKTRVLREQLGEKIAALAGADFGRPTASKGDTDLDPVVVKKPVFKRGAVEDRKGRRVLVQRTGSDEARARNESEANGYGPPRRPTRGYHGKRDLTPRDE; encoded by the coding sequence ATGCCCCGCGACAACGACAAAAACAACGGCCCCTCGCGCGGCCGACCGCCCGGCAGATCCGGTGGCGCGTCCAGCGGCAAAGGTCGCTCCGGCGCCGCCCGCGGGCCGGAGAAGAAATTCGCCAAGAAGGCCGGCAATTATGTCGCCAGGCCGGAGAGTGCGGCCGGCGAGCGCAAATCCTTCGGTGCCAAACCGTTCGGCGCCAAATCCTTCGGGGCCAAGCCCTATGCGGGCAAGCGCGACGACGCGCGGCCGCCGCGTCGTGACTTTTCCGACTCGCCGCGCCCGGCGCGCGGCGGCGACCGCCCGGATCGCGGCCCGCGCAAGGAATTTTCCCCGCGCGACGGCGGCGGCGACAAGCGTCCCTACACGCCGCGCGACGGTGGCGGAGACAAGCGCCCCTATACGCCGCGCAGCGATCGCGGCGAGGCGAGGGGCGAGGGCCGGCCGCCGGCGCGGTTCGGCGGCGACAAGAAATTCGGCGACAAGCGCCCCTACACGCCCCGTGATGGCGGCGGTGAGAAGCGGCCCTATAGCCCGCGCGAGGGCGACAAACGGCCCTACACGCCGCGCGGCGAGGGCTTCGGCGATCGGCCGCGGCCCTCGGGCGATCGTCCGTTTGGCGCGCGTCCGTCGCGCGATAGTGACAAGAAATTTGGCGGCGAGCGCAAATTCGGCCGCGGCGCGCCGGATCGCGGCCCACGCAAGGATTTCGGCAGCCGGCCGGATCGGGGCCAAGATCGCGGCCAAGATCGGGGCTATGATCGTGGACCGGATCGCGGCGAGACCAAGCCGTGGCAGAAGCGCGATGCGTCGTCGCCCGACCATGAGGGCCGCAATTCACGTCCCTCGCGCGACGGCGAGCGCAGCTTCGATAGGCCGCGTTTCGACAAGCCCCGCGAGGAACGCGCCGAGCGGCCGCGCTTCTCACGGCCGCGCGAGGACCGTCCGGAGCGTTCGGGCGGCGATCGTCCGTTCCGCGAACGGCCGACATTCGATCGGCCGCGCGAGGACCGCGGCGACTGGCACGAGCATCCGCGCAATGACGCTGGCGCCGAGCGCCCGCGCCGCGACAATGAAGACGACAGCAAAGTGTTCGCCAAGCGCCCGGCCTTCGGCGGCCGCGGCGCCTATCGCGAGCGCAAGCCGGATTTCGAAAAGCGCGCCGCGCGGCCGCCCAAGGAAAAGAAAGCCGGCGAGCGCATCGCCAAGGTGGTGTCGCGCGCGGGCCTGTGTTCGCGCCGCGACGCCGAGGCATGGATCACCCAAGGCCGGGTCTCGGTCAATGGCCGCCAGATCAACTCGCCGGCGCTCGACGTCACCGTCAACGACGTCATTACCGTCGACAACAAGCCGTTGCCGGCGCGCGAGCGCACGCGACTGTTCCTGTTCCACAAGCCGCGCGGCTTGATGACGACGCATGCCGACCCCGAGGGGCGGCCGACCGTGTTCGACAATCTGCCCGAGGGCCTGCCGCGGCTGATCTCGATCGGCCGGCTCGATTTCAACACCGAGGGCCTGCTGCTGCTGACCAATGATGGCGGGCTGGCGCGGGCGCTGGAATTGCCCGACACCGGCTGGCTGCGGCGCTACCGGGTCCGCGCCCATGGCGAGGTCACGCAGGGCCAGCTCGATGAATTGCAAAAGGGCGTCGAGGTCGACGGCGTCAAATATGGCGAGATCGACGCCAAGTTGGAGCGCGACCAGGGCGCCAATGTCTGGCTGGTATTCGCGATCCGCGAAGGCAAGAACCGCGAAGTCCGCAACGTGCTGGCGCATCTCGGGCTCGAGGTGAACCGGCTGATCCGTGTGTCCTACGGCCCGTTCCAGCTCGGCGAATTGCCCGAGGGCGAGGTCGAGGAGGTCAAGACAAGGGTGCTGCGCGAGCAGCTCGGCGAGAAGATCGCCGCTTTGGCCGGCGCCGATTTCGGCCGCCCGACCGCCAGCAAGGGCGACACCGATCTCGATCCGGTGGTGGTCAAGAAGCCGGTATTCAAGCGCGGCGCGGTCGAGGATCGCAAGGGCCGGCGCGTGCTGGTGCAGCGCACCGGCAGCGACGAAGCCCGCGCCCGCAACGAGAGCGAAGCCAATGGCTATGGCCCGCCGCGCCGCCCGACCCGCGGCTATCACGGCAAGCGCGACCTCACCCCGCGCGACGAATAG
- the rsmD gene encoding 16S rRNA (guanine(966)-N(2))-methyltransferase RsmD has protein sequence MRVIGGRLKGRNIVAPSSRDIRPTQDRLRESLFNILMHGYGNPMLDARVLDLFAGTGALGIEAVSRGASFALFVDNGAEARALLRNNVEALGLGGVTKVYRRDATNLGPAHPMEPFGLVFCDPPYRMKLAEQALASLRDGGWLAPEALVVVEEAKDAGFAAPQGFEELDRRAYDDSEFTFLKVGG, from the coding sequence ATGCGGGTGATCGGCGGACGGCTGAAGGGCCGCAACATCGTGGCGCCGTCGTCGCGCGATATTCGCCCGACCCAGGACCGCTTGCGCGAGTCTCTGTTCAACATCCTGATGCACGGCTACGGCAACCCGATGCTGGATGCGCGCGTGCTCGACCTGTTCGCCGGCACCGGCGCGCTCGGCATCGAGGCGGTGTCGCGCGGGGCTTCGTTCGCGCTGTTCGTCGACAATGGCGCCGAGGCGCGCGCGCTGCTGCGCAACAATGTCGAGGCGCTCGGACTCGGCGGCGTCACCAAGGTCTATCGCCGCGACGCCACCAATCTCGGCCCGGCGCATCCGATGGAGCCGTTCGGCCTGGTGTTTTGCGATCCGCCGTACCGGATGAAACTGGCCGAACAGGCCTTGGCGTCATTGCGCGACGGCGGCTGGCTGGCGCCCGAGGCGCTGGTCGTGGTCGAGGAGGCCAAGGATGCCGGCTTTGCCGCGCCGCAAGGTTTCGAAGAGCTCGACCGCCGCGCCTATGACGATAGCGAATTCACGTTTTTGAAAGTCGGCGGTTAG
- the prmB gene encoding 50S ribosomal protein L3 N(5)-glutamine methyltransferase, protein MAKTTTTKAKAKKAVKTAKAPAKSAVKTVAKTAAKTAGKSKTASKSKAPSAKQAPRGAAPASQFPVKPGELRTLFDFVRYAVSRFAEADLAFAHGTTDPLAEAAFLVCDSLNLHPEQFDMFAMAHITAAEAEQVLDVIHRRVTTRKPAAYLVNKAYMLGLPFYIDERAIVPRSFIGEIFGSHFDGGDGSLIEDPEAVESVLDLCTGSGCLAVLASQRFPNARIDAVDLSPDALEVAAHNVDIYELQDHVTLYQGDLFAPLADTRYDLIISNPPYVDAQGMDDLPDECRFEPEMALDGGLDGLDVVRRILAEAKQHLTPQGGLLCEIGRGRELIENEFPQLPLLWLDTEESDGEVFWIAAADLEARRPLLALRE, encoded by the coding sequence ATGGCAAAGACCACAACCACCAAGGCCAAGGCGAAGAAGGCCGTCAAGACTGCCAAGGCGCCCGCCAAATCGGCTGTCAAAACTGTTGCCAAGACAGCTGCCAAAACAGCCGGCAAGAGCAAAACCGCGAGCAAAAGCAAAGCGCCCAGCGCCAAGCAGGCCCCGCGCGGCGCAGCGCCCGCCTCGCAATTCCCGGTGAAGCCCGGCGAATTGCGCACTTTGTTCGATTTCGTCCGCTATGCGGTCAGCCGCTTCGCCGAAGCCGATCTGGCCTTCGCGCATGGCACCACCGACCCGCTGGCGGAAGCCGCCTTCCTGGTCTGCGACTCGCTCAATCTGCATCCCGAGCAGTTCGATATGTTCGCGATGGCGCACATCACCGCGGCCGAGGCCGAACAGGTGCTCGACGTGATCCATCGCCGGGTCACCACCCGCAAGCCCGCGGCCTATCTGGTCAACAAGGCCTATATGCTCGGCCTGCCGTTCTATATCGACGAGCGCGCGATCGTGCCGCGCTCCTTCATCGGCGAGATTTTCGGGTCGCATTTCGACGGCGGGGACGGTTCGCTGATCGAAGATCCGGAGGCGGTGGAATCGGTGCTCGACCTGTGCACCGGCTCCGGCTGTCTCGCGGTGCTGGCCAGCCAGCGCTTTCCCAATGCGCGGATCGACGCGGTCGACCTGTCGCCGGACGCGCTCGAAGTCGCCGCGCACAATGTCGACATCTACGAGCTGCAGGATCATGTGACGCTGTATCAGGGCGACCTGTTCGCGCCGCTGGCCGACACCCGCTATGATCTGATCATCTCCAACCCGCCCTATGTCGACGCCCAGGGCATGGACGATCTGCCGGACGAATGCCGCTTTGAGCCCGAAATGGCGCTCGACGGCGGCCTCGACGGGCTCGACGTGGTCCGCCGCATCCTGGCCGAGGCAAAGCAGCATCTGACGCCGCAAGGCGGCCTGCTCTGCGAGATCGGCCGCGGCCGCGAATTGATCGAGAATGAATTCCCCCAGCTGCCGCTGCTGTGGCTCGACACCGAAGAGTCGGACGGCGAAGTGTTCTGGATCGCAGCGGCGGATCTGGAAGCGAGGCGGCCTCTCCTCGCTCTTCGCGAATGA
- a CDS encoding molybdenum cofactor biosynthesis protein MoaE: MTVTVRIQQADFDVGQEIAALRQASSHGNSSEIGAVASFTGVCRGGDKGHEIAAMTLEHYPGMAEAEIERHAAEACARWPLAGVTVIHRFGRLVPGDNIMMVLTASAHRQAAFQAAEFLMDYLKAHAPFWKREEAADGSKWVEAQQHDDAAAARWDKI; encoded by the coding sequence ATGACCGTCACCGTCCGGATCCAGCAAGCCGATTTCGACGTCGGCCAAGAAATCGCCGCGCTGCGTCAAGCCAGCAGCCACGGAAACAGCAGCGAGATCGGCGCCGTGGCGTCGTTCACCGGCGTCTGCCGCGGTGGCGACAAGGGCCACGAGATCGCGGCGATGACGCTGGAGCACTATCCCGGCATGGCCGAGGCCGAGATCGAACGCCACGCCGCCGAAGCCTGCGCGCGCTGGCCGCTGGCCGGCGTCACGGTGATTCACCGCTTCGGCCGGCTGGTGCCGGGCGACAATATCATGATGGTGCTGACCGCCTCGGCGCATCGTCAGGCAGCGTTTCAGGCCGCCGAGTTCCTGATGGATTATCTCAAGGCCCACGCCCCGTTCTGGAAGCGTGAGGAAGCCGCCGACGGCTCGAAATGGGTCGAGGCTCAACAGCATGATGACGCGGCCGCCGCGCGCTGGGACAAAATTTGA
- the moaD gene encoding molybdopterin converting factor subunit 1 has protein sequence MKIKYFAWVRERVGKTEETLEPPADIRTVGELIGWLAGRGDGYAYAFEVPGVIRAAIDQTHVKPEASIAGAHEVALFPPMTGG, from the coding sequence ATGAAGATCAAATATTTCGCCTGGGTTCGCGAGCGGGTCGGCAAGACCGAAGAGACGCTGGAGCCGCCGGCCGACATCCGCACCGTTGGCGAGTTGATCGGCTGGCTGGCCGGGCGTGGCGACGGCTACGCCTATGCGTTCGAGGTTCCGGGCGTGATCCGCGCGGCGATCGACCAGACCCACGTCAAGCCCGAGGCCTCGATCGCCGGCGCCCACGAGGTCGCGCTGTTTCCGCCGATGACCGGCGGCTAG
- the pgsA gene encoding CDP-diacylglycerol--glycerol-3-phosphate 3-phosphatidyltransferase — protein MNNVSTSRSAKHSLSLPNLLTYARIAAIPVVVGCIYAQSIMDGPLWLRWMALAVFIAAAITDFLDGYYARIWDQHSAFGRMLDPIADKLLVASCLLMLAADGIIHGWTLWAAIVILCREILVSGLREYLAALRVSVPVTKVAKWKTTIQLIAIGFLLAGEAGDRVLPFTTQLGLLLLWISALFTIYTGYDYFRAGIHHLIAEDAE, from the coding sequence ATGAATAATGTTTCGACCAGCAGGTCGGCGAAGCATTCGCTGTCGCTCCCGAACCTCCTGACCTACGCCAGAATCGCCGCGATCCCGGTGGTGGTGGGCTGCATCTATGCGCAGTCGATCATGGACGGACCGCTGTGGCTGCGCTGGATGGCGCTGGCGGTGTTCATCGCCGCGGCGATCACGGATTTTCTGGACGGCTACTACGCGCGGATCTGGGACCAGCATTCGGCGTTCGGCCGCATGCTCGACCCGATCGCCGACAAATTGCTGGTAGCATCCTGCCTGTTGATGCTGGCGGCCGACGGCATCATCCATGGCTGGACGCTGTGGGCCGCGATCGTGATCCTATGCCGCGAGATCCTGGTCTCGGGTCTGCGGGAATATCTGGCGGCGCTGCGGGTCAGCGTCCCGGTCACCAAGGTCGCCAAATGGAAGACCACGATCCAGCTGATCGCGATCGGGTTCCTGCTGGCCGGCGAGGCCGGCGACCGGGTGCTGCCGTTCACCACCCAGCTCGGCCTGCTGCTGCTGTGGATCTCGGCGCTGTTCACCATCTATACCGGCTATGACTATTTCCGCGCCGGCATCCATCATTTGATCGCGGAGGATGCGGAATGA
- the uvrC gene encoding excinuclease ABC subunit UvrC produces MIDDPTEIPDALAASVPAPASTPASPEPSPAPDIDTATAALAADEDDESRLPEEIDDSAEAVAEGPLAVGRAAIAHAVRHAPTSPGVYRMLNAANDVLYVGKAKNVQKRLSSYARPTGHVMRIARMIAATVVVEIISTATETEALLLEANLIKQLRPRFNVLLRDDKSFPYILISGDHWAPQILKHRGAQSRPGRYFGPFASVGAVNRTITALQRAFLVRSCTDSFFESRTRPCLLYQIRRCAGPCTSEIDFPGYTELVREATDFLSGRSRVVKQQLAAEMEKASAELEFETAALYRDRLAALSAIQSQQGINPRTVEEADVFAIHQEGGYSCVEVFFFRTGQNWGNRAYFPRAEKSFTAEEVLASFLAQFYDDKPPPKLILLSHAIEETELLASALGIKAGFKVEVAVPQRGEKKELIAHALTNAREALGRKLADTATQTRLLQGLVTTLGLPHPPKRIEVYDNSHIQGSNAVGAMIVAGPDGFVKNQYRKFNIKSEGLAPGDDYGMMKEVLHRRFKRLLAPPADGAGKPRDDDVPQWPDLVIIDGGRGQLNAVQEIFTELGLTGVTLMAVAKGPDRDAGRETLFVPGRDPLKLEPRDPVLYFIQRLRDEAHRFVIGSHRKLRKKDIREAGLQEIPGIGPTRKRALLHHFGTLKEIERASMGDLGKVPGISAESARRIFDYFHAKPG; encoded by the coding sequence ATGATTGACGACCCCACCGAGATCCCCGATGCGTTGGCCGCATCAGTGCCAGCCCCCGCGTCGACGCCGGCCTCGCCCGAGCCTTCGCCAGCGCCGGACATCGACACCGCCACCGCCGCGCTGGCCGCCGACGAAGACGACGAGTCGCGGCTGCCGGAGGAAATCGACGATTCCGCGGAGGCCGTGGCGGAAGGCCCGCTCGCGGTCGGTCGGGCCGCGATCGCCCATGCGGTGCGCCATGCGCCGACCTCGCCCGGCGTCTACCGGATGCTCAACGCCGCCAACGACGTGCTCTATGTCGGCAAGGCCAAGAACGTGCAGAAGCGGCTGTCGTCCTATGCGCGGCCGACCGGCCATGTGATGCGCATCGCCCGGATGATCGCCGCCACCGTGGTGGTGGAAATCATCTCCACCGCCACCGAGACCGAGGCGCTGCTGCTCGAGGCCAATCTGATCAAGCAGCTGCGGCCGCGCTTCAACGTGCTGCTGCGCGACGACAAGTCGTTTCCCTATATCCTGATCAGCGGCGATCACTGGGCGCCGCAGATCCTCAAACATCGCGGCGCGCAGTCGCGGCCGGGCCGCTATTTCGGGCCGTTCGCCTCGGTCGGCGCGGTCAACCGCACCATCACGGCGCTGCAGCGGGCGTTTCTGGTGCGCTCCTGCACCGATTCGTTTTTCGAAAGCCGGACCCGGCCGTGCCTATTGTACCAGATCCGGCGCTGCGCCGGGCCCTGCACCAGCGAGATCGATTTTCCCGGCTATACCGAGCTGGTGCGCGAGGCCACCGACTTTCTTTCCGGGCGCAGCCGGGTGGTGAAGCAGCAATTGGCGGCCGAGATGGAAAAGGCCTCCGCCGAACTCGAATTTGAGACCGCGGCACTGTATCGCGACCGCCTGGCGGCGCTGTCGGCGATCCAGTCGCAGCAGGGCATCAATCCGCGCACCGTCGAGGAAGCCGACGTATTCGCGATCCATCAGGAGGGCGGCTATTCCTGCGTCGAGGTGTTCTTCTTCCGCACCGGCCAGAACTGGGGCAACCGCGCCTATTTCCCGCGCGCCGAGAAATCGTTCACCGCCGAGGAGGTGCTGGCCTCGTTCCTGGCGCAGTTCTACGACGACAAGCCGCCGCCGAAACTGATCCTGCTGTCGCACGCCATCGAGGAAACCGAGCTGCTGGCCAGCGCGCTCGGCATCAAGGCCGGCTTCAAGGTCGAGGTCGCGGTGCCGCAGCGCGGCGAAAAGAAGGAGCTGATCGCCCACGCGCTGACCAATGCGCGCGAGGCGCTGGGCCGCAAGCTCGCCGACACCGCAACGCAGACAAGGCTGCTGCAGGGGCTGGTCACCACGCTCGGGCTGCCGCATCCGCCGAAGCGGATCGAGGTCTATGACAACAGCCATATCCAGGGCAGCAATGCGGTCGGCGCGATGATCGTCGCCGGCCCCGACGGCTTCGTGAAGAATCAATACCGCAAGTTCAACATCAAATCCGAGGGGCTCGCGCCCGGCGACGATTACGGCATGATGAAGGAGGTGCTGCATCGCCGCTTCAAACGGCTGCTGGCGCCACCGGCCGACGGCGCCGGCAAGCCGAGGGACGACGACGTGCCGCAATGGCCCGACCTCGTCATCATCGATGGCGGTCGCGGCCAGCTCAACGCCGTGCAGGAGATCTTCACCGAACTGGGATTGACCGGGGTGACGCTGATGGCGGTCGCCAAGGGGCCGGACCGCGACGCCGGCCGCGAAACCCTGTTCGTACCGGGCCGCGATCCGCTGAAGCTGGAGCCACGCGATCCGGTGCTGTATTTCATCCAGCGATTGCGCGACGAGGCGCACCGCTTTGTCATCGGCTCGCATCGAAAGCTGCGTAAGAAGGATATCCGCGAGGCCGGCCTTCAGGAGATTCCCGGCATCGGCCCGACCCGCAAGCGGGCCTTGCTGCACCATTTCGGCACCTTGAAGGAAATCGAGCGGGCATCGATGGGCGATCTCGGCAAAGTTCCGGGAATCAGCGCCGAGAGCGCCCGCAGGATCTTCGACTATTTCCACGCCAAGCCGGGGTAG